In a single window of the Pseudohongiella acticola genome:
- the dnaB gene encoding replicative DNA helicase, translated as MSESKESSSPRAAGGASSNSVLSLKVPPNSVEAEQAVLGGLMQDNTAWDDVAEVLQSEDFYRHEHQLIFNVMLKQVETSKPIDVVTLVEALDSLNELETAGGPEYLADLVSHARGTANIRAYSQIIRERATLRTLIRVSNEISDNAFNPAGRPAAEVLDLAEQAVFKIADNRAQDGGPQQVNPLLTKAVEKIDELIKSKGGITGLSTGYKDLDKKTSGLQKSDLIIVAGRPSMGKTTFAMNLAEHVGLSQDKPVLIFSLEMPAESLIFRMLSSIGRIDQTRLRSGQLEEEDWPKLTSAIAKLKDRPLLIDDAVGLSPTEMRARARRIAREYGGVGLIVVDYLQLMQIKGFGDNRVGEISEISRSLKTMAREFECPVIALSQLNRGLEQRPNKRPVMSDLRESGAIEQDADIIAFVYRDEVYNEDTQDKGIAEIIIGKQRNGPIGTVKLGFIGHLLRFENLALPDYDDNYG; from the coding sequence ATGTCCGAATCCAAGGAATCATCATCGCCTCGCGCTGCCGGCGGGGCCTCGAGCAACAGCGTCCTGTCATTAAAAGTCCCGCCCAACTCAGTGGAAGCCGAACAGGCGGTACTGGGTGGCCTGATGCAGGACAACACCGCCTGGGATGATGTCGCCGAAGTATTGCAGTCGGAAGATTTTTACCGCCACGAACACCAGCTGATTTTTAACGTCATGCTGAAACAGGTGGAGACCAGCAAACCCATTGACGTGGTAACACTGGTGGAAGCGCTGGACAGCCTCAATGAACTGGAAACCGCCGGCGGCCCCGAATACCTGGCGGACCTGGTCAGTCATGCCCGCGGCACGGCCAACATCCGCGCCTACTCGCAGATCATTCGTGAGCGCGCTACCTTGCGCACGCTGATTCGTGTTTCCAACGAGATTTCCGACAATGCCTTTAATCCCGCTGGCAGACCGGCTGCCGAGGTGCTGGACCTGGCCGAGCAGGCGGTGTTCAAGATTGCTGATAACCGCGCGCAGGACGGTGGCCCGCAGCAGGTCAATCCGCTGCTGACCAAGGCGGTGGAGAAAATTGATGAGCTGATCAAATCCAAGGGCGGCATCACCGGCCTCTCCACCGGCTACAAGGATCTGGACAAGAAGACCTCGGGTCTGCAGAAATCCGATCTGATTATTGTTGCCGGCCGACCGTCCATGGGTAAGACCACCTTTGCCATGAACCTGGCCGAGCACGTTGGCCTGAGTCAGGACAAGCCGGTGCTGATTTTCAGTCTGGAGATGCCGGCAGAAAGTCTGATCTTCCGTATGCTCAGCTCCATCGGCCGCATTGACCAGACCCGTCTGCGCAGCGGTCAGCTGGAAGAAGAGGACTGGCCCAAACTGACCTCGGCCATCGCCAAGTTAAAAGATCGCCCCCTGCTGATTGATGATGCGGTTGGCCTCAGCCCGACGGAAATGCGGGCACGGGCCCGGCGTATTGCGCGTGAGTACGGCGGCGTTGGCCTGATCGTGGTCGACTACCTGCAGCTGATGCAGATCAAAGGCTTTGGTGATAACCGGGTTGGCGAAATCTCGGAAATTTCGCGCTCGTTAAAAACCATGGCGCGCGAATTTGAATGCCCGGTCATCGCCCTGTCGCAGTTGAACCGGGGTCTGGAACAACGTCCCAACAAACGCCCGGTGATGTCGGACCTGCGTGAATCAGGCGCCATCGAGCAGGACGCGGATATTATTGCCTTTGTTTACCGTGATGAAGTCTATAACGAGGACACACAGGACAAGGGTATTGCCGAAATCATTATCGGCAAGCAACGTAATGGTCCCATCGGTACCGTGAAGCTCGGCTTTATCGGGCATCTGCTGCGCTTCGAAAATCTGGCGCTGCCTGACTATGACGACAACTATGGTTAG
- the rplI gene encoding 50S ribosomal protein L9: MNVILLEKVGRLGGVGDTAAVKAGYARNFLFPTGKAIPATKANLTDFEARRAELMAAHNEKVAAAQARADKIKGLRVEIEVNAGDEGKLFGSVGTKDIADAANAAAGSDLVKSEIRLPIGAIREIGDYEISVDLGSEIEETITVAVVPAKQQA, translated from the coding sequence ATGAACGTAATATTACTGGAAAAAGTAGGTCGTCTTGGCGGCGTTGGTGACACAGCTGCGGTGAAAGCAGGTTACGCACGTAACTTCCTGTTCCCGACAGGCAAAGCCATTCCGGCCACCAAAGCCAACCTGACTGACTTTGAAGCCCGTCGTGCTGAGCTGATGGCTGCGCACAACGAGAAAGTGGCCGCTGCCCAGGCCCGTGCTGACAAGATCAAAGGCCTGCGCGTCGAGATCGAAGTGAACGCTGGTGACGAAGGCAAGCTGTTCGGCTCTGTTGGCACCAAGGACATCGCTGATGCCGCCAACGCTGCTGCTGGCAGTGATCTGGTGAAATCAGAAATTCGTCTGCCGATCGGTGCGATCCGCGAAATCGGCGACTACGAGATCAGCGTTGACCTGGGTTCTGAAATTGAAGAAACCATTACCGTTGCGGTTGTTCCTGCCAAACAGCAGGCCTGA
- a CDS encoding YybS family protein: MRGLAQYAMNGRRQAITVAFLCGLIPLANMLSPAILGLVCLRHGPREALLVAVWAALPLLGWAMAGDITPLILLLGVFALATVLRQTSSWQPTILAGILVGVGAELTLRLRPEFLALLTEQVEMFLASGAAEMPEMPEMSAGMMQGVLISLFGVMHMFLAICLVILARWWQALLFNPGGFQQEFHQFRLQPRVAVALMALFVLASFGVTVLAGWTMYFVMPLFFAGVALVHGLVGIKHLSRLWLIAFYMLMLNPPLAQLVAVFALADSWYDFRGRIQKQT; the protein is encoded by the coding sequence ATGCGGGGTTTAGCACAATACGCAATGAACGGCCGCCGTCAGGCGATCACGGTTGCGTTTTTGTGCGGTCTGATCCCGCTGGCCAACATGCTGAGTCCCGCGATACTGGGCCTGGTGTGTTTACGACACGGGCCGCGCGAGGCGTTGCTGGTGGCAGTCTGGGCAGCGCTTCCGCTGCTGGGGTGGGCGATGGCCGGGGATATAACCCCGCTGATCCTGCTTCTGGGGGTGTTTGCACTGGCCACTGTGCTGCGGCAGACCTCGTCCTGGCAGCCCACGATACTGGCGGGCATTCTGGTCGGGGTGGGCGCTGAGCTGACACTGCGGCTGCGACCGGAGTTTCTGGCGCTGCTGACGGAACAGGTTGAAATGTTCCTGGCCAGTGGTGCGGCGGAGATGCCGGAAATGCCTGAGATGTCGGCAGGCATGATGCAGGGTGTCCTGATCAGTCTGTTTGGCGTCATGCACATGTTCCTGGCGATATGCCTGGTGATATTGGCGCGCTGGTGGCAGGCCTTGTTGTTTAACCCGGGTGGTTTTCAGCAGGAGTTTCACCAGTTTCGCCTGCAGCCCAGGGTGGCGGTGGCGTTAATGGCGCTGTTTGTGCTGGCAAGTTTCGGCGTGACAGTGCTGGCCGGTTGGACAATGTATTTTGTTATGCCCTTGTTTTTTGCCGGTGTCGCGCTGGTGCATGGGTTGGTTGGGATCAAACATTTATCGCGGCTTTGGCTGATCGCATTTTATATGCTCATGCTGAATCCGCCGCTGGCCCAGTTGGTAGCCGTGTTCGCACTTGCGGACAGTTGGTACGACTTCCGGGGCCGGATTCAGAAGCAGACTTGA
- the rpsR gene encoding 30S ribosomal protein S18 has product MARFFRRRKFCKFTAEGTKQIDYKDLETLKAYISETGKIVPSRITGTKARYQRQLATAVKRARHLALIPYTDSHNV; this is encoded by the coding sequence ATGGCACGTTTTTTCCGTCGCCGTAAGTTCTGCAAATTTACCGCAGAAGGCACAAAGCAAATCGATTACAAAGATCTGGAAACTCTGAAAGCCTATATCTCTGAGACAGGCAAAATTGTTCCCAGCCGTATTACCGGTACCAAGGCGCGTTATCAGCGTCAACTGGCGACTGCCGTCAAGCGCGCGCGTCACCTGGCCCTGATTCCGTACACGGACAGCCACAACGTTTGA
- the rpsF gene encoding 30S ribosomal protein S6 → MRHYEIVFVVHPDQSDQVPAMVERYKQMVTESGGKIHREEDWGRRQLAYPINKIHKAHYVLMNVECNQEVLDEIVTLFRYNDAILRNLVIKTDEAVTEESLILKGERESRERRARAEQKRRLEDEAAERQAAREEAESDKDDDSDDNDYDGDDADSDDDSDEDDK, encoded by the coding sequence ATGAGACATTATGAAATTGTATTTGTAGTACACCCTGATCAAAGCGATCAGGTCCCCGCCATGGTTGAGCGTTACAAGCAGATGGTCACCGAGAGCGGCGGCAAGATCCACCGTGAAGAAGACTGGGGCCGTCGTCAACTGGCTTACCCGATCAACAAGATTCACAAGGCTCACTACGTGCTGATGAACGTAGAATGTAACCAGGAAGTGCTCGACGAAATCGTCACACTGTTCCGTTACAACGATGCCATCCTGCGTAACCTCGTAATCAAGACTGACGAAGCCGTGACTGAAGAATCCCTGATTCTGAAGGGCGAGCGCGAAAGCCGTGAGCGTCGTGCCCGTGCCGAGCAGAAGCGTCGTCTGGAAGATGAAGCCGCTGAGCGTCAGGCTGCCCGCGAAGAAGCGGAAAGCGACAAAGACGATGACAGCGACGACAACGATTACGATGGCGACGACGCTGACTCCGATGACGACAGCGACGAAGACGACAAATAA
- the rlmB gene encoding 23S rRNA (guanosine(2251)-2'-O)-methyltransferase RlmB gives MSAREWIVGIHAVSELLRRHPEDVHELLLQQERSDQRIEEVRTLAQELGLLFKVVPRAELEKRIAGDSKKSAKGARPGKNGPVHQGVAALCQWRDTVKDEAFLTALLDKLPHPPLLLVLDEITDPHNLGACLRTADAAGVDAVIVPKDNSATLNLTVRKVASGAAEKVNLVAVTNLSRTLAALQQRGIWISGAAGEATQSLYEADLTGPRALVMGSEGKGLRRLTREHCDFLISIPMAGAVSSLNVSVATGVCLFEAVRQRSGN, from the coding sequence ATGTCCGCACGCGAGTGGATTGTGGGCATTCATGCCGTCAGCGAGTTGTTGCGACGGCACCCGGAAGATGTGCACGAGCTGTTGCTGCAGCAGGAGCGCAGCGACCAGCGCATTGAGGAAGTGCGGACGCTGGCGCAGGAGCTGGGACTACTGTTTAAGGTGGTGCCGCGCGCCGAGCTGGAAAAGCGTATTGCCGGCGACAGTAAAAAGTCCGCAAAAGGCGCGCGACCTGGTAAAAATGGCCCGGTGCATCAGGGTGTAGCCGCGTTGTGCCAGTGGCGTGACACCGTCAAGGATGAAGCCTTCCTCACGGCGCTGTTGGATAAACTGCCACATCCGCCTTTATTACTGGTTCTGGATGAAATCACCGATCCGCATAACCTGGGCGCCTGTCTGCGCACGGCCGATGCGGCCGGTGTGGATGCGGTGATTGTGCCCAAGGATAACTCGGCGACGCTGAACCTGACCGTTCGCAAGGTGGCCAGCGGCGCCGCGGAAAAGGTCAATCTGGTCGCCGTCACCAACCTCAGTCGCACCCTGGCGGCGCTGCAGCAACGCGGCATCTGGATCAGCGGCGCCGCCGGTGAAGCCACGCAGAGCCTGTACGAAGCCGACCTGACCGGCCCGCGCGCGCTGGTCATGGGCTCCGAGGGCAAGGGCCTGCGCCGCCTGACGCGTGAACACTGCGATTTCCTGATCTCCATCCCCATGGCGGGTGCAGTCAGCAGCCTCAATGTCTCAGTAGCAACAGGTGTTTGTCTGTTTGAAGCCGTAAGACAACGCTCAGGCAACTGA
- the rnr gene encoding ribonuclease R, translated as MSNRKQDRNTPTGSAPIKDPFANREAENYEKPIPSREFIMDYMEKVGEPVSYEHLCEHLELTDDEDQLEALRRRLIAMARDGQLISNRRGVYGLADKMELIKGRIQGNKEGMGFFIPQDGSGDLFLSPGEMVKVFDGDIVLARVSGVDRRGRREGMIVEVLERRTTQVVGRFYHESGFGLVVPDNRRISQEILIPEKDIGKAKDGQFVVAEIRSYADSRRKAIGAITEILGDHMAPGMEIDVALRGHDIPFEWPKDVERAVEGLTEEVAESDLANRIDLRHLPFVTIDGEDAKDFDDAVFCEPMDNGGSRLYVAIADVSHYVKPNSPLDDEAQKRGNSVYFPGHVVPMLPEVLSNGLCSLKPKVNRLTMVCEMELSPSGQVEHYRFYEGVIFSHARLTYTEVADMLEESDSDVRARSRDRLRERYADVLPHLETLYATYLRLAKCRQEAGALDFSSTETRIVFGETRKIAEIVPVIRNNAHRLVEECMLAANVCTARFLEDSDLPVLYRIHEGPNPEKLDNLSAFLREMGLVLTRKDKPEPKDYQRILESVGDRPDAHLIQTMLVRSMLQAVYAPENIGHFGLGFDAYTHFTSPIRRYPDLLVHRALRFLIREGKKKQQIRQVDGAPELTRKEIYPYQLKDMQHFGETCSTYERRADAASYDVQDWLKCEYVQDRVGDDFEGTVASVTGFGLFVMLNDIYVEGLVHITALANDYYKFDPVHQMLVGEHSGTTFHLGDSVRVRVARVDLDDRKIDLQLLDSSGNVAADSKAKGRGGKSGAKGGGKGKGSGRGAGKASEKGASARSGDGSAPAKRNAKVKDRTGGAGKAGAKTGTKAGAKTGAAKKTSTKGAPKTASKAGAKAGAKTAPKTEQKPAQRRKRKPDQTAAQRRARQPVKDSQPSTKKAAKQPARQPAQQDAGGKKPAGMFKRLMRKLGVSD; from the coding sequence ATGTCAAACCGAAAGCAGGATCGTAACACCCCCACAGGCAGTGCTCCCATCAAAGACCCCTTCGCCAACCGCGAGGCGGAAAACTACGAAAAACCCATCCCCAGCCGCGAATTCATCATGGACTACATGGAGAAAGTCGGCGAGCCGGTGAGTTATGAGCACCTGTGTGAGCACCTGGAACTGACTGATGACGAGGATCAGCTGGAGGCCCTTCGCCGCCGCCTGATCGCTATGGCCCGTGATGGCCAGCTCATCAGCAACCGCCGGGGTGTGTACGGTCTGGCGGACAAGATGGAGCTGATCAAGGGCCGCATCCAGGGTAACAAGGAAGGCATGGGCTTCTTTATTCCGCAGGATGGTTCGGGCGACCTGTTCCTGAGTCCGGGCGAGATGGTCAAGGTATTTGACGGTGACATCGTTCTGGCGCGGGTGTCGGGCGTGGATCGGCGTGGCCGCCGTGAGGGCATGATTGTGGAGGTGCTGGAGCGCCGCACCACGCAGGTGGTCGGACGTTTCTATCACGAGAGTGGCTTTGGCCTGGTGGTCCCGGACAACCGGCGCATCAGCCAGGAGATCCTGATTCCGGAAAAAGACATTGGCAAAGCCAAAGACGGCCAGTTTGTGGTGGCAGAAATCCGCAGCTACGCTGATAGCCGCCGTAAGGCCATTGGTGCCATCACGGAAATCCTGGGCGACCACATGGCGCCGGGCATGGAGATTGATGTGGCCCTGCGTGGTCATGACATTCCCTTTGAGTGGCCCAAGGATGTTGAGCGTGCCGTCGAGGGCCTGACCGAAGAAGTGGCCGAGTCTGATCTGGCCAACCGCATTGATCTGCGTCACCTGCCCTTTGTCACTATCGACGGTGAGGATGCCAAGGACTTTGATGACGCGGTGTTCTGTGAGCCCATGGACAATGGAGGTTCACGCCTCTACGTGGCCATTGCCGACGTGTCGCATTATGTAAAACCCAATTCGCCGCTGGACGATGAGGCGCAGAAGCGTGGCAACTCGGTGTACTTCCCGGGCCACGTGGTGCCGATGTTGCCCGAGGTGCTGTCCAACGGTCTGTGTTCACTCAAGCCCAAGGTCAATCGTTTGACCATGGTGTGTGAGATGGAGCTCAGCCCCAGTGGCCAGGTCGAGCACTACCGCTTTTATGAAGGCGTGATTTTCTCGCACGCCCGCCTGACCTATACTGAAGTGGCGGACATGCTGGAAGAGTCGGACAGTGATGTTCGGGCCAGATCTCGCGATCGCCTGCGTGAACGTTACGCCGATGTGCTGCCGCACCTGGAAACGCTGTATGCGACCTATCTGAGACTGGCGAAGTGCCGGCAGGAGGCCGGTGCGCTGGATTTCTCCAGCACCGAGACCCGCATTGTGTTTGGCGAGACCCGCAAAATAGCCGAGATCGTGCCGGTGATCCGCAACAATGCCCACCGCCTGGTTGAAGAATGCATGTTGGCGGCCAACGTCTGCACCGCGCGCTTCCTGGAAGACTCCGACCTGCCGGTGCTTTACCGCATCCATGAAGGCCCCAACCCGGAGAAGCTGGACAACCTCAGCGCCTTCCTGCGGGAGATGGGCCTGGTGCTGACCCGCAAGGACAAGCCCGAACCGAAAGACTATCAGCGGATTCTGGAAAGCGTCGGCGATCGCCCGGATGCGCATCTTATCCAGACCATGCTGGTGCGCTCGATGCTGCAGGCGGTCTATGCGCCGGAGAACATTGGCCACTTTGGTCTGGGCTTTGATGCCTATACCCACTTTACCTCGCCCATTCGCCGTTACCCGGACTTGCTGGTGCACCGGGCGCTGCGTTTCCTGATTCGTGAGGGCAAGAAAAAGCAGCAGATCCGTCAGGTGGACGGTGCGCCCGAACTGACGCGCAAGGAAATCTATCCGTACCAGTTAAAAGACATGCAGCATTTTGGTGAGACCTGTTCGACCTACGAGCGCCGCGCCGATGCCGCCAGTTATGATGTGCAGGACTGGCTGAAATGTGAGTATGTGCAGGATCGCGTCGGTGATGATTTTGAGGGCACGGTGGCCTCGGTCACCGGCTTTGGCCTGTTTGTCATGCTCAACGATATTTATGTGGAAGGCCTGGTACATATCACCGCGCTGGCCAACGACTATTACAAGTTTGATCCGGTACACCAGATGCTGGTCGGCGAGCACAGCGGCACCACCTTCCACCTGGGTGACTCGGTGCGGGTGCGCGTTGCACGCGTAGACCTGGATGATCGCAAGATTGATCTGCAGCTGCTGGACTCCAGCGGCAACGTCGCGGCTGACAGCAAAGCCAAGGGCCGGGGCGGTAAGAGCGGTGCCAAGGGTGGCGGCAAAGGCAAGGGCTCAGGCAGGGGGGCTGGCAAGGCATCAGAGAAAGGCGCGAGCGCCAGAAGCGGCGACGGATCTGCGCCCGCCAAGCGTAATGCCAAGGTCAAAGACAGAACGGGCGGCGCTGGTAAAGCGGGCGCCAAGACAGGCACAAAGGCCGGTGCTAAAACCGGGGCTGCCAAAAAGACTTCAACCAAGGGCGCACCCAAGACTGCATCCAAGGCTGGGGCAAAAGCTGGAGCAAAAACAGCACCAAAAACTGAGCAGAAACCCGCCCAGAGGCGTAAGCGCAAACCGGACCAGACCGCCGCGCAGCGTCGTGCCCGGCAGCCGGTGAAGGACTCGCAGCCGTCTACTAAAAAAGCGGCTAAACAGCCGGCCAGACAGCCCGCACAGCAAGACGCGGGCGGCAAGAAACCGGCGGGCATGTTCAAGCGCCTGATGCGAAAGCTTGGGGTGTCTGATTAA